One window of Fimbriimonadaceae bacterium genomic DNA carries:
- the ligA gene encoding NAD-dependent DNA ligase LigA, whose amino-acid sequence MPSPAERARELREQIERHNYLYYVLDAPEIGDTEYDRLFRELVAIEEAHPELKTADSPTSRVGVAPVTEFAQHRHLAPMLSLDNAFGHEELRAYDERVKRGLGTSDPVEYFVELKFDGLSLSLTYEDGLLTRATTRGDGTTGEVVTENARTVRGIPLRLRRPVPGTIEVRGEVLMLKDVFRELNEHRAAQGEALYVNPRNAAAGSLRQLDSRITASRRLNFFAYSVAGGSRLAATQSGTLEALHDLGFAVRGEAQVATGIEAVLASVDHWGAARATLPFAIDGIVLKVNDLEAQDELGSTARGPRWAVAYKFPAEQAFTRLNAILASVGRTGTITPVADLEPVFVGGVTVGRATLHNWDEVRRKDVREGDTVIVQRAGDVIPEVLGPVLEKREGDLPVPREPDVCPECATPVRRTEGQVALKCPNKACPAQISAKLRHFVSRGAMDIEGLGEKQIDRFLELGLLTDLPSIYHLHEHRAQLLELDRMGEQSVENLLSAIEESKRRPLDRLVFGLGIRHVGDRGARDLARHFRTLEALRHSDFEALVSVPDVGPRTAAEIEGFFEDPANQSMVDALLEAGVEPIEAEAPQGDLFAGQTIVFTGKLERFSREDAEALVMRWGGKASGSVSKATTYVVAGPGAGSKLAKAEQLGVPVLSETEFLEKLPEGTL is encoded by the coding sequence ATGCCATCCCCAGCCGAGCGAGCCCGGGAACTGCGCGAGCAGATCGAGAGGCACAACTACCTGTACTACGTCCTCGATGCTCCTGAAATCGGCGACACGGAGTACGACCGACTCTTCCGCGAACTGGTCGCGATTGAAGAGGCGCACCCCGAACTCAAGACTGCCGACAGCCCCACGTCGCGGGTCGGAGTCGCCCCGGTCACCGAGTTCGCCCAACACCGCCACCTCGCGCCCATGCTCTCCCTGGACAACGCGTTCGGCCACGAAGAGCTGCGGGCCTACGACGAGCGCGTGAAGCGCGGCTTGGGCACGTCCGACCCCGTGGAGTACTTCGTCGAGCTCAAGTTCGACGGTCTCTCCCTGTCGCTGACCTACGAAGACGGGCTCCTGACGCGCGCCACCACGCGCGGCGACGGGACCACCGGGGAAGTGGTGACCGAGAACGCGCGCACCGTTCGCGGCATTCCCCTTCGCCTGCGTCGGCCCGTGCCGGGAACGATCGAGGTTCGGGGCGAGGTGCTGATGCTCAAGGACGTGTTCCGGGAGCTCAACGAACATCGTGCCGCGCAAGGAGAGGCGCTCTACGTCAATCCGAGGAATGCCGCCGCCGGCAGCCTGCGCCAACTGGACAGCCGCATCACGGCCTCGCGAAGGCTCAACTTCTTCGCCTACTCCGTCGCAGGAGGGTCCCGCCTGGCCGCGACGCAAAGCGGGACCCTCGAAGCGCTGCACGACCTCGGCTTCGCCGTCCGCGGCGAAGCGCAGGTGGCCACCGGGATCGAGGCGGTGCTGGCCTCGGTCGACCACTGGGGTGCGGCGCGAGCGACCCTGCCGTTCGCGATCGATGGCATCGTGTTGAAGGTGAACGACCTGGAGGCCCAGGACGAGCTGGGTTCCACAGCCCGTGGACCCCGATGGGCGGTCGCCTACAAGTTTCCCGCCGAACAGGCGTTCACCCGGCTCAACGCGATCCTGGCCTCCGTGGGCCGCACGGGCACGATCACCCCGGTCGCAGACCTCGAACCCGTGTTCGTAGGCGGCGTGACCGTGGGGCGCGCGACCCTGCACAACTGGGACGAAGTGAGGCGAAAGGACGTGCGCGAGGGCGATACGGTGATCGTGCAGCGGGCCGGCGACGTGATCCCCGAAGTGCTCGGCCCCGTATTGGAGAAGCGCGAAGGCGACCTGCCGGTGCCCCGGGAGCCGGACGTGTGCCCCGAGTGCGCGACGCCCGTGCGTCGGACCGAGGGCCAGGTGGCGCTCAAGTGCCCGAACAAGGCGTGCCCCGCGCAGATCTCGGCCAAGTTGCGCCACTTCGTGTCCCGCGGCGCGATGGACATCGAAGGGTTGGGCGAGAAGCAGATCGACCGGTTCCTCGAGCTCGGGTTGCTGACCGACCTGCCCAGCATCTACCACCTGCACGAACACCGGGCGCAGCTCCTGGAGCTGGACCGCATGGGCGAGCAGAGCGTGGAGAACCTGCTCTCCGCCATCGAGGAGTCCAAACGGCGCCCCTTGGACCGGCTGGTCTTCGGTCTGGGGATCCGACACGTCGGCGACCGGGGCGCGCGCGACCTTGCCCGCCATTTCCGCACCCTCGAGGCGCTTCGCCACTCCGACTTCGAGGCGCTGGTGTCCGTCCCCGACGTGGGGCCGCGCACTGCCGCGGAGATCGAGGGGTTCTTTGAAGATCCCGCCAACCAATCGATGGTGGACGCGTTGTTGGAGGCCGGGGTCGAGCCCATCGAGGCGGAAGCGCCGCAAGGGGACCTCTTCGCGGGCCAGACGATCGTGTTCACGGGCAAGCTGGAACGGTTTTCCCGCGAGGATGCGGAGGCGCTGGTGATGCGCTGGGGGGGCAAGGCGAGCGGCAGCGTGAGCAAGGCGACGACCTACGTGGTGGCGGGGCCCGGGGCGGGCAGCAAGCTCGCCAAGGCCGAACAGCTTGGGGTTCCGGTCCTGAGCGAGACCGAGTTTCTCGAGAAGCTTCCCGAGGGGACGCTCTGA
- the queG gene encoding tRNA epoxyqueuosine(34) reductase QueG — protein MGLTSTELKGRALELGFDAAGVCAAQVPPHLEEYARWVGDGLHGTMDYLARHMAWKAHPSALLAGVNSILACAMHYSGPAPREPGRPRIAGYALGRDYHKVLRGKLRAIGRWIDAHAPQARWRVCVDSAPILERDFAQLAGLGWFGKNTCLIDSRRGSRFVLGLLLTTLELEFDAPAVGGCGSCSACIDACPTGAIVPRGDHWGVDARRCISYLTIEHRGPLPSEYPIGDWTFGCDVCQDVCPFNQPRSSQPLRAPAARDPGLRARREWPGLERLAQLPEGEWDALTQGSAVRRAGWEGLKRNARHNLSASKE, from the coding sequence ATGGGGCTGACCAGCACCGAACTCAAGGGGAGGGCCCTGGAGTTGGGGTTCGACGCGGCGGGCGTTTGTGCCGCTCAGGTGCCCCCGCATCTCGAGGAGTACGCGCGGTGGGTGGGGGATGGTCTTCATGGGACGATGGACTATCTGGCGCGCCACATGGCGTGGAAGGCGCATCCGTCCGCCCTCCTCGCGGGCGTGAACTCCATCCTCGCGTGCGCGATGCACTATTCAGGCCCCGCGCCACGCGAGCCGGGCCGCCCCCGGATCGCGGGGTATGCGCTTGGCAGGGACTACCACAAGGTGCTTCGAGGCAAGTTGCGGGCGATCGGGCGCTGGATCGACGCGCACGCTCCGCAGGCGCGGTGGCGTGTCTGCGTGGACTCCGCCCCAATCCTGGAACGCGACTTCGCCCAGTTGGCGGGCCTGGGTTGGTTCGGCAAGAACACGTGCCTGATCGACAGCCGGCGGGGCAGCCGCTTCGTGTTGGGACTTCTGTTGACGACCTTGGAGTTGGAGTTCGATGCTCCGGCGGTGGGCGGGTGCGGCTCCTGCAGCGCCTGCATCGACGCCTGTCCGACGGGGGCGATCGTTCCGCGGGGAGACCATTGGGGCGTGGATGCCCGGCGCTGCATCTCCTACCTCACCATCGAGCACCGTGGCCCGCTGCCCTCGGAGTATCCGATCGGGGATTGGACGTTCGGCTGCGACGTGTGCCAGGACGTGTGCCCGTTCAACCAGCCGAGGAGCAGCCAGCCCCTGCGCGCGCCCGCAGCGCGCGATCCCGGTCTGCGGGCCCGCCGCGAGTGGCCGGGGTTGGAGCGACTGGCGCAACTCCCGGAGGGGGAGTGGGATGCGCTCACCCAAGGCTCCGCCGTCCGCCGCGCCGGGTGGGAGGGCCTCAAGCGCAACGCGCGGCACAACCTTTCGGCAAGCAAAGAGTGA
- the rsmA gene encoding 16S rRNA (adenine(1518)-N(6)/adenine(1519)-N(6))-dimethyltransferase RsmA produces MNLANPATLRAVLALHGIDARKGLGQHFLCSTAAVAAIVARFEGFAGLLEIGPGPGVLTAPLSRGAKVIALELDEQMAGVLAESAPRADVRLQDAAKADLGAILAELPAPRGVVSNLPYYLTGLLVQSIADAHGCFDKAVLMMQREVAERILAQPGERERGSLSVYLQARFTLTKVCHVPAGSFLPPPKVDSLVLELVPTGSTLPEAFFAVVRAGFAQPRKTLANNLAASGRFSRSAIDAAIVAEGHSPTVRAHMLSLAEWERLFERLEAARGG; encoded by the coding sequence TTGAACCTCGCGAATCCGGCGACGTTGCGCGCCGTCCTGGCCCTTCACGGGATCGATGCGCGCAAGGGCCTTGGCCAGCACTTCCTTTGTTCCACCGCCGCGGTCGCCGCGATCGTCGCTCGTTTCGAGGGCTTTGCGGGTCTGTTGGAGATCGGACCCGGCCCCGGGGTTCTGACCGCGCCGCTGAGTCGGGGCGCGAAGGTGATCGCGCTGGAACTGGACGAACAGATGGCCGGCGTCTTGGCCGAGTCCGCCCCCCGCGCCGACGTGCGCCTCCAGGATGCGGCGAAGGCCGACCTGGGTGCGATCCTCGCGGAGCTTCCCGCCCCGCGCGGGGTGGTTTCGAATCTCCCCTACTACCTGACGGGGCTCTTGGTGCAATCCATCGCCGACGCGCACGGCTGCTTCGACAAGGCCGTGTTGATGATGCAGCGCGAAGTCGCCGAGCGCATTCTCGCCCAGCCGGGCGAGCGCGAGCGGGGCTCGCTCTCCGTCTATCTCCAAGCCCGGTTCACGCTGACCAAAGTCTGCCACGTGCCCGCCGGATCGTTCCTGCCACCCCCCAAGGTGGACAGCCTCGTGCTGGAGCTGGTCCCAACGGGGTCCACGTTGCCCGAGGCGTTCTTTGCGGTGGTACGGGCGGGATTCGCGCAGCCGCGCAAGACGTTGGCGAACAACCTCGCCGCCTCCGGCCGCTTCTCGCGGTCGGCCATCGACGCGGCGATCGTGGCCGAGGGGCACTCTCCGACCGTGCGGGCCCACATGCTCTCGCTCGCCGAATGGGAGCGTTTGTTCGAACGGTTGGAGGCTGCGCGAGGGGGCTGA